The following proteins come from a genomic window of Geomonas sp. RF6:
- a CDS encoding roadblock/LC7 domain-containing protein gives MPFKLLLTELVEGVPGASGAILADWEGEAVEQHTLLDPYEMKVTAAHWGIILSSMKGMGKKLPMGDVGEGIITTDAQHVLVGAVGEDYTLVMTLSRSTLPLMALRSFRCTVERLKKEIY, from the coding sequence GTGCCTTTCAAGTTGCTGCTGACCGAGCTTGTTGAAGGTGTTCCCGGCGCCAGCGGCGCCATACTGGCGGACTGGGAGGGTGAGGCGGTCGAACAGCATACCCTCCTCGACCCGTACGAGATGAAGGTTACCGCGGCTCACTGGGGGATCATCCTGAGCAGCATGAAGGGTATGGGAAAGAAGCTTCCCATGGGGGATGTCGGGGAGGGTATAATCACCACGGATGCCCAGCATGTCCTCGTGGGTGCCGTCGGTGAGGATTACACCCTGGTGATGACCCTGTCGCGCTCGACCCTGCCGCTCATGGCGCTGCGAAGCTTCCGCTGTACCGTTGAACGGCTTAAAAAGGAGATTTACTGA
- the ftsY gene encoding signal recognition particle-docking protein FtsY — translation MAEENKGFLKGLWGRLGGKAQQSESEQPDAPERTEPEVPVKETAPPQPPQGAPPVAQEELLLPVQEPEGGEAEEPAKRGFFERFAKFPLGKETPEEEAVAEPVAKPSLFDRLKQGLSRTHESIVGRVDALLLGKKRIDADTLEELEEILITADIGVKTTVDLVRTLEQRMKRNELQDGDALKKALKEEILLRLQEHAAPLAVTGATPFVILVIGVNGVGKTTTIGKLAAKYQGEGKKVLLAAADTFRAAAAEQLELWARRVGADLVRHKEGADPSAVVFDACKAAVARGTDVLIIDTAGRMHTKVNLMEEMKKIRRVVSREIPEAPHETLLVLDAGTGQNALSQAKLFKEAAFVSGVALTKLDGTAKGGIVVAVSQEYSLPVRFIGVGESVEDLREFDPVDFVEALFQ, via the coding sequence ATGGCCGAGGAGAATAAAGGCTTTCTGAAGGGGCTTTGGGGGCGGCTTGGCGGGAAGGCGCAGCAGTCGGAGTCGGAACAACCGGACGCGCCGGAAAGGACCGAGCCGGAGGTGCCTGTGAAGGAGACCGCTCCACCGCAGCCGCCGCAGGGAGCTCCCCCCGTGGCGCAGGAGGAACTCCTGCTGCCGGTGCAGGAACCGGAGGGAGGCGAGGCGGAGGAGCCGGCGAAGCGCGGCTTCTTCGAGCGCTTCGCGAAGTTCCCGCTCGGCAAGGAGACTCCCGAGGAGGAGGCGGTTGCGGAGCCTGTTGCGAAGCCCTCCCTATTCGACCGCCTGAAGCAGGGGCTGAGCCGGACCCACGAGAGCATCGTCGGGCGCGTTGATGCCCTCCTGCTCGGCAAGAAGCGGATCGACGCCGACACTCTCGAAGAGCTGGAGGAGATCCTCATAACCGCCGATATCGGCGTAAAGACGACGGTTGATCTCGTGCGCACACTCGAGCAGCGCATGAAGCGAAACGAGCTGCAGGACGGCGATGCGCTGAAAAAGGCATTGAAGGAGGAGATCCTCCTGCGCCTCCAGGAGCATGCCGCTCCCCTCGCCGTCACCGGCGCCACCCCCTTCGTCATTCTGGTGATCGGTGTGAACGGGGTCGGGAAGACCACTACCATCGGGAAGCTCGCCGCGAAGTACCAGGGTGAGGGGAAGAAGGTCCTTCTGGCCGCCGCCGACACCTTCCGCGCCGCCGCCGCCGAGCAGCTGGAGCTTTGGGCCCGGAGAGTCGGTGCGGATCTGGTGCGGCACAAGGAAGGGGCGGATCCTTCCGCCGTGGTTTTCGATGCCTGCAAGGCCGCGGTCGCGCGCGGCACGGACGTGCTCATCATCGACACAGCCGGACGCATGCACACGAAGGTGAACCTCATGGAGGAGATGAAGAAGATCCGCCGTGTCGTCAGCCGCGAGATCCCGGAGGCGCCGCACGAGACGCTTCTCGTCCTCGATGCGGGTACCGGGCAGAACGCGCTCTCCCAGGCGAAGCTCTTCAAGGAGGCGGCATTTGTCTCCGGCGTGGCGCTCACGAAGCTGGACGGCACCGCCAAGGGGGGGATCGTCGTCGCGGTGAGTCAGGAGTATTCCCTGCCGGTGCGCTTCATCGGAGTCGGGGAGAGCGTGGAGGACTTGCGCGAATTCGATCCGGTCGACTTCGTCGAGGCGCTTTTTCAATAA
- a CDS encoding cell division protein ZapA: protein MTSLTTHNIKILGRELQVKSTAAAQHVAEVEALVNAKLAEAEKAVPSGDTQLVVILAMMNIAEAYLAVRKEHEAGQKALEQRVSHLMTLLDSQAG, encoded by the coding sequence TTGACTTCGCTCACGACGCACAATATAAAGATCCTCGGGCGTGAGCTCCAGGTGAAAAGCACCGCCGCGGCGCAGCATGTCGCGGAGGTGGAGGCCCTTGTCAACGCGAAGCTGGCAGAGGCGGAAAAAGCTGTACCTAGCGGGGATACCCAACTCGTGGTTATTCTTGCGATGATGAATATTGCCGAGGCCTACCTGGCGGTACGGAAAGAGCATGAGGCGGGACAGAAAGCGCTGGAGCAGCGCGTCTCGCACCTCATGACCCTTCTGGACAGCCAGGCGGGGTGA